A window of the Lolium perenne isolate Kyuss_39 chromosome 7, Kyuss_2.0, whole genome shotgun sequence genome harbors these coding sequences:
- the LOC127317656 gene encoding UDP-glycosyltransferase 85A7, which produces MAEKRAHAMLFPFPCSGHINPTLKLAELLHSRGVHVTFVNTEHNHQRLRRPQGRDGFRFESVPDGLDDADRVAPDKTVRLYLSMRRTCTAPLVDLARRLGARDGVPPVTCVVISGLVSFALDVAEELGVPSFVLWGTSAVGFVCTLRLRQLRQRGYAPLKDESYLTNGYLDTPIDWIAGMPTVRLGDVSSFVRTLDPTSFALRVEEDEANSCARAHGLILNTFDELESDVLDALGDEFPRVYTIGPLAAAMHRRVDHAHGVASGLSLWEEDAACMKWLDAQPEPRSVLYVSFGSLAVLSPDQLAELAWGLAASNHPFLWIVRPGLVGGDRGMDALPEAFVAEAKDRCFIAEWCAQEQVLRHRAVGGFLTHAGWNSTTESIWAGVPMICAPGFADQYINSRYVSGEWGIGLRLDEQLRREQVAAHVEELMGGGEKGEEMRRSAAEWKARAEAATAPGGSAYENLEKLVEELRLQKPDAVKLATVTNGR; this is translated from the exons ATGGCGGAGAAGAGGGCGCACGCGATGTTGTTCCCGTTCCCGTGCTCGGGCCACATCAACCCGACGCTCAAGCTGGCGGAGCTGCTGCACTCGCGCGGGGTGCACGTCACCTTCGTCAACACGGAGCACAACCACCAGCGGCTCCGGCGGCCGCAAGGCCGGGACGGCTTCCGGTTCGAGTCCGTCCCCGACGGGCTGGATGACGCCGACCGTGTCGCGCCAGACAAGACGGTCAGGCTGTACCTCTCCATGCGGAGGACCTGCACGGCCCCGCTGGTGGACCTGGCCCGGCGGCTCGGGGCGCGCGACGGTGTGCCGCCCGTCACCTGCGTCGTCATCAGCGGCCTCGTCAGCTTCGCGCTGGACGTCGCGGAGGAGCTCGGCGTGCCGTCGTTCGTGCTCTGGGGCACCAGCGCCGTCGGCTTCGTCTGCACGCTCCGGCTGCGCCAGCTACGACAGCGAGGCTACGCCCCGCTCAAAG ACGAGAGCTACCTGACGAACGGATACCTGGACACGCCCATCGACTGGATCGCCGGCATGCCCACGGTGCGGCTCGGCGACGTCTCCAGCTTCGTCCGGACGCTCGACCCGACAAGCTTCGCGCTGCGCGTGGAGGAGGACGAGGCCAACAGCTGCGCCAGGGCGCACGGCCTCATCCTCAACACGTTCGACGAGCTCGAGTCCGACGTCCTGGACGCGCTCGGGGACGAGTTCCCGCGGGTGTACACCATCGGACCGCTCGCCGCCGCCATGCACCGCCGGGTCGACCACGCGCACGGCGTCGCGTCAGGGCTGAGCCTCTGGGAGGAGGACGCGGCTTGCATGAAGTGGCTGGACGCCCAGCCGGAGCCGCGCTCGGTCCTCTACGTCAGCTTCGGCAGCCTCGCTGTGCTGTCGCCGGATCAGCTCGCGGAGCTCGCGTGGGGGCTCGCCGCGAGCAACCACCCGTTCCTCTGGATCGTGCGGCCCGGCCTCGTCGGCGGCGACCGCGGCATGGACGCCCTGCCGGAGGCGTTCGTCGCAGAGGCAAAAGACCGGTGCTTCATCGCCGAGTGGTGCGCGCAGGAGCAGGTGCTGCGGCACCGCGCCGTCGGGGGCTTCCTGACGCACGCCGGGTGGAACTCCACGACGGAGAGCATCTGGGCAGGCGTGCCCATGATCTGCGCGCCGGGGTTCGCCGACCAGTACATCAACAGCCGGTACGTGAGTGGGGAGTGGGGCATCGGGCTGCGCCTGGACGAGCAGCTGCGGCGGGAGCAGGTGGCGGCGCACGTCGAGGAGCTCATGGGAGGAGGAGAGAAAGGTGAGGAGATGAGGCGCAgcgcggcggagtggaaggctcgTGCAGAGGCGGCCACGGCTCCCGGCGGGTCGGCGTACGAGAACCTCGAGAAGCTAGTCGAGGAGCTGCGGCTGCAGAAACCGGACGCCGTCAAGCTTGCCACGGTCACGAATGGCCGGTGA